In Phragmites australis chromosome 17, lpPhrAust1.1, whole genome shotgun sequence, the following are encoded in one genomic region:
- the LOC133896907 gene encoding calmodulin-binding receptor-like cytoplasmic kinase 3, which yields MSEEEGAEINMFNIISPMLEELPEEDRHAIEAQKREVEKMMLACYQKTRQGVIKKGDLISIVHAKHEVKTHVSDSTHDFKEHIAHMVDQSVGAAMFNNSETLVKSLDHVPSSRVRALFIELQDEKVDPISSFEVSTPSKETPSTSCKLSRSKMPAELPGVGSLSLKQVMKATRKFSRSFKLGEGGFWTVYKAILPDNQIVTVRRAKKGHAQDAKNLMKVDLAKINHWSLVRFLGFIDKGNEFIMITEYVPNGTIREHLTDQHVRTLDFSQRIVIAIDVAIALTYLHLAVVVLLLLVGAIIVLQLTCLLVLVAHGLDL from the exons ATGTCTGAGGAGGAGGGAGCCGAAATCAACATGTTCAATATCATCTCGCCTATGCTTGAAGAGCTTCCCGAGGAGGATCGCCATGCTATTGAAGCTCAAAAGCGGGAGGTtgagaagatgatgcttgcatgcTATCAGAAAACACGTCaaggtgtcatcaagaagggcgATCTGATATCAATTGTCCATGCCAAGCATGAGGTAAAGACCCATGTAAGTGATTCCACTCATGATTTCAAAGAGCACATTGCGCATATGGTAGATCAGTCTGTTGGTGCTGCTATGTTCAATAATTCTGAAACATTGGTTAAAAGTCTAGATCATGTACCGTCTAGTCGTGTTAGGGCTTTGTTTATTGAATTGCAAgatgaaaaag tggATCCTATTTCATCCTTTGAAGTAAGCACGCCATCCAAGGAGACCCCATCAACTTCATGCAAGCTGTCTAGGTCCAAAATGCCTGCTGAACTACCTGGAGTAGGATCCTTAAGCCTTAAGCAGGTTATGAAGGCTACTCGGAAATTTTCCCGTTCATTTAAATTAGGTGAAGGAGGATTCTGGACAGTCTACAAGGCTATATTACCTGATAACCAGATTGTTACTGTCCGGAGAGCTAAGAAG GGTCACGCTCAAGATGCAAAAAATCTGATGAAAGTGGACCTTGCAAAAATAAATCACTGGAGTTTGGTGAGGTTTCTAGGTTTTATTGACAAAGGAAATGAGTTTATTATGATTACAGAGTATGTTCCAAATGGCACTATTAGAGAACACCTGACCG ACCAACATGTGAGAACCCTGGATTTTAGTCAACGCATAGTGATTGCCATCGATGTTGCTATTGCGTTGACTTACCTCCATTTGGCTGTTG tggtgttgctgctgctggtgggAGCCATCATCGTGCTCCAGTTGACGTGCCTCTTGGTCCTCGTCGCGCATGGATTGGATTTGTAG